The Trichoderma breve strain T069 chromosome 2, whole genome shotgun sequence DNA segment TGcgagatgaaagaagaagagggcacAACTACGAATAAATCTACGGCAGAAGTCAAGGGTATTCTGCTAAAGTTGTATATATACACCCTACGAACATTGTACCACCACCATGTATGATGGAGTCAAAACAGTGAATGGGGAGGAAAGAAAGGATACCATCACGGCCATGTATGATTAGTTACGGTATCTAAACATACACCAtacaaaaggaaaagagaggtagagagcaaaaagaaatccaAATTCAaatttaagtaaaataaagAGCGCCACTATTGATGTGGCCAGGATATCACTAAGTATATGCTTGCTCGCTAACTGGCTGGCCTTCTTgccttccatcttctcccattATTCCCTTCTCTTGAAATTATTCAcatctcccatctctttCACGTCTCTATCTTGACCTGCGGCAAGTCTTCTTGAGCTGTCACAAAAGTCTCAATGCCCGGACGCTCTGCTTCGACCTTCTCATTATCTTCAGCCACCCCATTAGCAGTCGGCTTCTCCTCAACCAATTCTGCCTTGGAGTCCGTCACGCCAACAAATGCCGGTCCAGGCGAAGGGCTCATAGGTCGCGACCCAGGCGTCATTGCTGAATTGAGCGTAATCATGCTCGCCGTTTCTGCGTCATTCTTAATGCTGAACGGCAAGGCGATGCCGTCGAGGAACGGCCTCTTTCCAGCCACGCCCGTGTCAGGCGAATAATCCGGGCTGAGAAGCCCATCGTGAGCTGCCTCCTGCTCTCGGCGCATGGCAATCAATTGCTCCACAACAGTTTCCCCCTCCGTCTCTTCGCTGCCAGTCTGATGCTCATCTCGCACAATCCGCTGACGGGAAGGTCTGCGGCTATGCCCACGTTTGTCGCCTCCAGAGTCCAACGGAACCTCGTTAGTCAACTCCGGAGTAACGGCTTGCATCTCGGGCTCGTAATTAGCTTTctgctctctctccaccgtCATCTCGTCATGCTTTGATCCCCAAAGGGACCAGATGGCTAGGCCGAaactctttcttctcttccctgGCTGCAACTCTGTGCCCAGGGGTATTCGCCCAGCCAGTGCAGTTGGCGGCGGACGCTCATCCGGGCCAAAATCTTTATAACCAACAATCATTTCTTTAATAATCTTTTTATGCgttttggctttggcactGGCATATTTGTGGTCCCATGTGCCCTTGGTTTCTAGCCACTTTCTAACAGGGCCTTCTTTAATGATTCCAATCTCTTCAGGCTTCATGTTGCATCCAGGCAGATCTGTTTCCAGTGGAAGAGGCAAAATAGCGCCATTCCGAGCAATTCGCTGTCGAATCATATAATTCTTGAATGGTGGGAGCGGATCTCCTGCTCTTCCAACCTCTGATGGGGTCAATTCATCCGCTGgctctttgtctttattcTGGTCTTGTTCTTCCTGCCCCCCAGCTTCTGTATCAGAGCCAGAGCTCGTGATGACGGAGAtcgcatcgtcatccatAATCTCAATATCTCTGTTCTGAGCACGCGCTAGGGCCCAGGCTCCAAACTGCGCAATCGacctgtacatgtacttggcaGGGCTTGTAAAGCTCAAAGTCGGAGCAACGTGGCACAGATCGTCCCACACTTGGAGCTGCACATAGGTAGGCTTATACTTGGCTAGTAGTCTCCTTCCGTGATCCGTCAAGTCCGCGTCTGGCGGTGCGTATTTCGTCGGGTTGGCGCACTTGTGAGCCAAGTAAATCTGCTCGTCACGAAGAAGCTCACCACCTCCGACAGTAATTAGAAGAGGTGGCAGTCCACCAAGCGTCGGCTGCTTGACGGGGCTCACCAACGGGTGTGATAGAAGAGCATTTGTTGTATACATCTAGCAGAGGTTAGGCTCCATTTCCATTCAGCGGTAAACAAATTGGAACTCACTTGAATCTGGTCTTTCATGGTGATCAGCTCTCCATCGATTGTAACGGTCAAAAACTTTTCCGTCTCGGTGTGAACACCAGCGCTATCAATATGAACGCCGGTTTCGCCATCAACTATCGGAACCACGGGgtcctgctgcttctgctctaGCTCAGCCGTAGACGGAGCTCGTTTCTTGTCgctcttcttgcgcttgtcCGCCTCTTCCTTGAGCATCCTCACATCATCGTCATTAGGCGGTGGCCACGCCCTGGATGGCTTATGGTGGAACCCTGACTGTGGTATGTAATCCAGCGGTGTCTCGAGGGCAACGCTTGGAAACGAGTGCGTCAAGTCAACCCAAGGGCTAATGAGAATGCCACCGGCGGGCAATGGAATGCCTTGGTCTCGAAGAAGGCACAGCATGGACGTTACCATACCACCACCTGCCGAGTCTCCAGCAAAGATGATCGTGCTCGGGTCTTGGATTGTCAGCAGATATAGATAAGCTGCCACGCAATCCTGGAGGCCACATGGAAACGGAAATTGAGGAGCCAGTCGATACCGCGGTGCAAAGACTCTAGCTTTCAGCTTTCTCGCGTGGCGTTGTAACTGATACCGATGCTCGTCGACGCTCCCAAAATAATAAGCACCTCCGTGTACATAAAGCATCACACGACGCAGTGGCTCGTTATTCTTCTTCCGCTCATTGGCATCCGCTCGCATCTCAATCCACTCGGCCTCCAAAGGACCTTTCGGACCTCGCCAGTGCCACCATTTCCTGCCGCCAACCTGTCGGATGCCATCAGGTCCCAGCTCCCCCTCGATTAATTCTGCTGCTCGGCCGAGGTGTTCGTCAGGAATGGTCACGCTCTCCAGCTTGACCCATTGCGGGTGCGGGACCCATTGGCCCGTGAATCCCTGAATCTCTTCGACAGTGTGTTGAGAGGCATACTCGAGGAACGATCGAATAAGGTGCAGCCCCTCGTCGTACGACAGATGCGTGGTCGGGTGCTCTTTcaagttcttcttgttcaggTACTACAAACATCCCGCCCCGGCAGAGCACGAGTTAGCACAATTGTATTCATTGAGAAAAAATCCAAAAGGAgtcccttcttctccttgaaaTTTAACGCCAGCAATATCAGACTCGTCGCCATTGAATTATACATACGTGTGAAAACAAGGTGGAAACCACCGTTGGCGTTACGGCCAGAGAAACCGACGTCGTGTTAAGCCTGTTCATGGCGATCTCGTTTGTCCTCCAGGTCCCATCGATTCGTGCGGATCGCTGGTTTATAGAGAATACGAGTATAAAAGGGACAGCACCTTCTAATTAAGAGACGGGAAAATACGAAGACCGACGCACCGGCATAAAAAGGGCAGCGAGGTCAAAGCATCTTGATATTGGCATCAGGGGCCCCCATGATGTCATGCTTCATATAGCAAGGGATGATCTTGGCTCCCAATCCTCGAATGTCGGTTGGGAAAAGTATGTTACTACATTAGTACTAGCGCGGGGAGCTTGGTTCAGCGCCAGGCTAGTGGTCCGTGCACAGGCAATCTAGCACAGAATTCGCGGGTgggaatgaaaaaaaaaaaaagaacaccAAAAATTTTGTGCAGGCTGGAGGCCGTTTGAATTTGAGCCCCTCCATATCCCCGCTTAATACATTCaaggccagcatcagcatcatggcATCTACAGAGGCAGCGCAGTTGCCGCCGGCGGGTAAGTGGGAGCAAAGGCATTAATCAGGCCTTAGGACATTGCTTTATTAACTCTGCATAATACAGCACTCCGGCAGTCCAACTTCGAACAAGCAGTGGCATGCGCCCTTCACCTATGGCCGGCCTTGACCCTCGCGGTGCAGAACAACTGGGGAGGCCCCGACTCTGCAGACAAGCGAGACTGGTTTGCTGGTGCCATCGTCGATCTGTTTCCTGAATTCACCGATGCGCAGCCCGGAGCGCCTGCAAACACCGCCAGTGCCGTCGATGAACCAGATATGGAGGACGTCGAGACGGTGCTGCTACAAGTTATGATTGACGAGTTCGAGGTCAACACAGATGATGATTCTGGTCTTGAAGTTGCCAGATCCATTGTCAAGGCGCGATCCGAGTGCGCCATTGGCGAATTCAACGACgaggtcaagaagctgagcgaGCGATTCGCGAATCGAAAGGGCACCAAGGTGGATCAGATGTTCAAGAAagccgaggatgaggaccAGGATACCGACTGGGAGTCTGGCGACAGtggcgaggacgatgaagataaTGAAGGCGATGTGGATATGGATGAGGCGCCACCCCTGGCACCTGTTGTCAAGGAAAAGCCTGCCCCTGAAATTGACGAGgacggcttcatcaaggtcaccaagaagaagaggtagACCTCGAGTAGCAGAAAACGTGGGGAGCAAGCTACCGCTGTGGGGAAGCACATCCCAATTGGCATGATCCAAAACACACACAAGTACACAGCGCCGTGACGACTCGACTTGCCGAAGAGGCGATAGCAATCCCAAACGCCAAAGTGCCCAAGCTCTAAGAAACAAATTATACCCGCAGACGCACAGAGCAAACGTGGGACAAATTTACTCCCAATCCTCATCgctgtcgtcatcatcgccttcgcTATCATCGTCGCTGTCCTCGTCACTATCACgcttctcccccttcttcttgggctcctTTGGGCTGTTTGGTGTCTGACTAGGCAGCTGGCTCGTCTTTCCTGAAGCCGCTCCAACAACATCATAGCTAGCATCGGTTTCCGCCTCGGATTTTTCATCATTAGATTTCCTGGACTCATCAGGCTTCGTGTCTTTGGCCTGGATCGTGGTTGATGAAGCAACAGACTCGggcttctttcccttgccgaCGGCAACGGCGGATTTATCGGTTGGGGTAGGCTTTGTGGAtttttcgtcttcctcggaatcatcttcctcctcttcttcctcggaGTCATCGTCCCAACCAACCTCGTCTTCAGTAGACGCAGCTAGAAAAGAGTGTGTTAGCAAGAAATGATTATTAGATAGAATAGGTTTAATGAAGCaaaaacagcagcatctgatTAGCGTCAGCTTACCTTTCAGAAGATCACGTCGTCGCGACTCAGCAGTCTCAATGCCATGGCGCAAGAAGTAGTATCTCTTCCAAAAGTCGGCGTAGGGAATCTGGTCCGGCACTAGCTTTTCCATAGTTGCTCGTAATTCGGGGTATTTGGCCAAGTCGCCGCTGATTTCATCAGTCTGCTCATCAATGTCAAAGCCCTTGGTCCATTGGTCATATTCCGTGGCGGACGGGTCCTTAGCGAAGCTCTCCGGGGATGTGTGGATGACATGTAGCTGGGCCTCGAATCTTGAAGTGTGAATCACTCGCTTTCCTTGAGCATCTTTGCTCTCAAACATGACCTGGCTGCCTTCGGTTGATTCATCTGGAGGCGCTACACTAATCGCATCCCGTAAAAAGTCTCGAATATTGCTTCCAAATCTGAGCAGAGCTTCGTCGGCGGCATCCTCAGCCTGTTGCAAATCTTTTAAGCGCTTCGCAGCCTCAGTCCTTAGGCGCGACAGCACAGTTTCAGACTCTTGGGTGGAAgcgccatctccagcttccgGGGCTGTTGTATTCGTCGGGGTCCTTTGGCTatcgtcggcctcggcgttGGACAAGTCggggatgatggtggtgagagaAAGCGATCGGGTTCTATTTACGACGGCTTCTCGCAAACTGGTGAATCCCTTCTGCGCATCCTCGCCGACCTCGGCAAACTCCTTGGAAGCTTGAGTGTAGACGGATTCGCCCTGCAGCAGATGAGCCTCAGCCACGAATAGCGGTGATACGGCGGCAGCCCGGTTGTGTTGTCATACCTGCTTGATTACATTACCAAAGAAGCCTCCGATCTTGGCGCCCCACGGGCTTGCGGAGAATGCCTTGTAAGCTTCCTGGATATCGCTATTCAGGGAAGTTTGCGCATCTTCCTGCTTAGAGCTCTCTCCAGACTCCTCGGGGATCTTGTAGGCTTCCTCCTGGATATGATCATATGCGAGATCCATAATGCGTAGGCGCCGGCTTCGTCCGCGGCGTGGAGAAATAACCCGAATATCTTGATTTCGCTGTCCTTGTCGAAGTTTCCGGTACGAAGCTCCGGAATCTGTTTTCAAGGGATGAACATGGAAATCGGCAGCTGAGCTGGTGCTGGTTCACGAGGCTAACGGATGCGGCAGAGGGGGGTGGGCGGGGAGTGCTTTGCAATCACGTGAGACTCTCCATCATGGGAACGGTGAAGTCCTACCCTGTAAATTTCTGGATCAGGGTCAATATGCAAACTTTTTGCTAGAACAGCTTCCTATGAATATGAATTTCATGGTGTTTTCTGTATTGAATGTTTATTGTTATGTCATCCATCAAGTCACGATATACAACGGATGTACGGAGGAGCCACGTCAATTTAGCGAGCCTGTGCTTGTTCATTTATCTTCTACTAGGCCGCCTGGCCATATACCAAATGGGTAATAATAAGAGATGAAGTGAAATACAGC contains these protein-coding regions:
- a CDS encoding alpha/beta hydrolase fold domain-containing protein, which encodes MNRLNTTSVSLAVTPTVVSTLFSHYLNKKNLKEHPTTHLSYDEGLHLIRSFLEYASQHTVEEIQGFTGQWVPHPQWVKLESVTIPDEHLGRAAELIEGELGPDGIRQVGGRKWWHWRGPKGPLEAEWIEMRADANERKKNNEPLRRVMLYLQRHARKLKARVFAPRTIIFAGDSAGGGMVTSMLCLLRDQGIPLPAGGILISPWVDLTHSFPSVALETPLDYIPQSGFHHKPSRAWPPPNDDDVRMLKEEADKRKKSDKKRAPSTAELEQKQQDPVVPIVDGETGVHIDSAGVHTETEKFLTVTIDGELITMKDQIQMYTTNALLSHPLVSPVKQPTLGGLPPLLITVGGGELLRDEQIYLAHKRLLAKYKPTYVQLQVWDDLCHVAPTLSFTSPAKYMYRSIAQFGAWALARAQNRDIEIMDDDAISVITSSGSDTEAGGQEEQDQNKDKEPADELTPSEVGRAGDPLPPFKNYMIRQRIARNGAILPLPLETDLPGCNMKPEEIGIIKEGPVRKWLETKGTWDHKYASAKAKTHKKIIKEMIVGYKDFGPDERPPPTALAGRIPLGTELQPGKRRKSFGLAIWSLWGSKHDEMTVEREQKANYEPEMQAVTPELTNEVPLDSGGDKRGHSRRPSRQRIVRDEHQTGSEETEGETVVEQLIAMRREQEAAHDGLLSPDYSPDTGVAGKRPFLDGIALPFSIKNDAETASMITLNSAMTPGSRPMSPSPGPAFVGVTDSKAELVEEKPTANGVAEDNEKVEAERPGIETFVTAQEDLPQVKIET
- a CDS encoding pre-rRNA-processing protein TSR2 domain-containing protein — its product is MASTEAAQLPPAALRQSNFEQAVACALHLWPALTLAVQNNWGGPDSADKRDWFAGAIVDLFPEFTDAQPGAPANTASAVDEPDMEDVETVLLQVMIDEFEVNTDDDSGLEVARSIVKARSECAIGEFNDEVKKLSERFANRKGTKVDQMFKKAEDEDQDTDWESGDSGEDDEDNEGDVDMDEAPPLAPVVKEKPAPEIDEDGFIKVTKKKR
- a CDS encoding BSD domain-containing protein; its protein translation is MDLAYDHIQEEAYKIPEESGESSKQEDAQTSLNSDIQEAYKAFSASPWGAKIGGFFGNVIKQGESVYTQASKEFAEVGEDAQKGFTSLREAVVNRTRSLSLTTIIPDLSNAEADDSQRTPTNTTAPEAGDGASTQESETVLSRLRTEAAKRLKDLQQAEDAADEALLRFGSNIRDFLRDAISVAPPDESTEGSQVMFESKDAQGKRVIHTSRFEAQLHVIHTSPESFAKDPSATEYDQWTKGFDIDEQTDEISGDLAKYPELRATMEKLVPDQIPYADFWKRYYFLRHGIETAESRRRDLLKAASTEDEVGWDDDSEEEEEEDDSEEDEKSTKPTPTDKSAVAVGKGKKPEKSNDEKSEAETDASYDVVGAASGKTSQLPSQTPNSPKEPKKKGEKRDSDEDSDDDSEGDDDDSDEDWE